One genomic region from Rhodoligotrophos appendicifer encodes:
- a CDS encoding N,N-dimethylformamidase beta subunit family domain-containing protein, producing MLVGYVSDERFSALADVLVEIQDGSEQVLVRSGVTGAIHADLAPGQYRIWLAKPGFGSKHVDLSLPSAEPHQFRLLSDAVLGYVWPKWVRVGETAEFRVHCAEPYELELWRYGYAKTLIRKIGAFDEFGPRACIQLLPDGDFTQTGVAWNKVGYGNPVYKQLIEAPEQSGLYYFHVRTKSGRTFAFPWIVAPKGPAAKIAILASNIRWNAYNGFGGRNNYVNPISLPEKPTVNARQDLDRYRIADHIDYLSDHYDPLSFDRPEWINDVPLDAKVTDIIDGRYASGAAPAEWRVLGWLERENFQYDFYAETQFHEGDLELSDYQILIISTHPEYWTRQMYFKLKDWVHSSGGKLLYLGGNGINCEVEMMGDRMVCQNGNERERVKAGVTDSRFHGRVESEANLLGVVYTPAGVMTAAPYEVVDPDHWVFEGTGLKKGSVFGRHTLNSRCPGGASGHETDKLSPSSPKGVHVVAKGMNPEDGGAQMCLYETDSGGAVFSAASITFGAALLVDTHASRITSNVLKRFLET from the coding sequence ATGCTTGTTGGATATGTCAGTGACGAGCGCTTCTCCGCCCTGGCGGACGTATTGGTGGAGATTCAGGACGGCAGTGAGCAGGTCCTGGTCCGCTCAGGAGTGACGGGGGCGATCCATGCCGATCTTGCTCCTGGACAATACCGCATCTGGTTGGCGAAGCCCGGCTTTGGCTCCAAGCATGTCGATCTCTCTCTTCCATCAGCCGAACCGCACCAGTTCAGGCTGCTTTCCGACGCCGTCCTTGGCTATGTTTGGCCGAAATGGGTTCGGGTGGGCGAAACCGCCGAATTTCGGGTTCATTGCGCCGAGCCATATGAGCTCGAGCTCTGGCGATATGGCTATGCGAAGACGCTCATCCGCAAGATCGGCGCCTTTGACGAATTCGGACCGCGAGCCTGCATCCAGCTGCTTCCCGACGGAGACTTTACGCAGACCGGGGTGGCCTGGAACAAAGTTGGATATGGAAACCCGGTCTACAAGCAACTCATCGAGGCACCCGAACAGAGCGGGCTGTATTACTTCCATGTACGGACGAAGTCGGGCCGGACCTTCGCATTCCCCTGGATCGTCGCACCGAAGGGTCCCGCTGCGAAGATCGCCATCCTGGCATCCAATATTCGTTGGAACGCGTATAATGGATTTGGTGGGCGCAACAACTACGTCAACCCGATTAGCCTTCCGGAGAAGCCGACGGTCAACGCCCGGCAGGACCTCGATCGCTACAGGATTGCGGACCATATCGACTATCTCTCGGATCACTACGATCCTCTGAGTTTCGATCGGCCGGAATGGATCAATGATGTCCCCCTCGACGCCAAGGTCACCGACATCATTGATGGCCGCTATGCCTCCGGAGCGGCGCCCGCGGAATGGCGGGTTCTCGGTTGGCTGGAGCGCGAGAATTTTCAGTATGATTTCTATGCTGAGACGCAGTTCCACGAGGGCGATCTAGAGCTTTCCGACTACCAGATTCTGATCATCAGCACGCATCCGGAGTATTGGACGCGTCAAATGTACTTCAAGCTGAAGGACTGGGTGCACAGCAGCGGCGGAAAGCTTCTTTATCTGGGCGGCAACGGCATCAATTGCGAAGTCGAGATGATGGGCGACAGGATGGTTTGCCAGAATGGCAACGAACGGGAGAGGGTGAAAGCGGGGGTGACCGACAGCCGGTTTCACGGCCGCGTCGAGAGCGAGGCCAATCTTCTGGGCGTGGTCTACACGCCGGCCGGCGTCATGACAGCAGCTCCCTACGAAGTGGTCGATCCCGACCATTGGGTCTTCGAGGGGACAGGCCTCAAAAAGGGAAGCGTCTTCGGACGGCATACGCTGAACAGCCGCTGTCCCGGCGGGGCGTCCGGTCATGAGACGGATAAGCTCTCGCCTTCGTCGCCGAAGGGAGTCCATGTCGTGGCGAAAGGCATGAACCCAGAGGACGGCGGCGCTCAGATGTGTCTGTACGAGACCGACTCCGGGGGAGCCGTCTTCTCGGCAGCGTCGATCACGTTCGGGGCAGCTTTGCTGGTGGACACCCACGCGAGCAGGATCACCTCAAACGTATTGAAGAGATTTTTGGAGACGTAG